The genomic window CAAATAGACTACTGTAACCCACCTCGCGATATTCCAGTGCTCCCCTTTCCAAATCCAATCATCCGGATATTTTTTCTTGTCCTTATCCAGAATTTGAATAgcttcatctccttccttgCCAGATAATAAGTCCATATAGGCCTCCCACTCCACGCCTCCGGCCCATTCCATCCACGTTCGCCATTGAATGACAGGCTGATCGTGGTTGCCTCTCACACCTCTAATTTTGTGCTCTCTCATCCATTGCAGTACTTGCTCTGGTTTGGGGCCTTTTGCGACGAGGTCTCCAACGTGGAAGAGGACGTCATTATTATCGTCATACTGAAGCTCTGACATGAGTCTTTGGAGAGGATCATAAGAACCGTGTATATCGCCAACGAAAATCATTCGGTGACCGGGTGACAAGTCGAGATCTTTGGGATCAACGGACTTTATCATCGTGAACTGGTCAAAGTCTGAAGCTTTTGTCAATTGTTTCCACGCAAATGCGATATGTGAACAAGGCCGAAGCACTACTCACCAATCTGCGGTGAAGTACTCGAATTTTCTCCAGTCTCCGCAGCCAAACCTTCGTCATTGGCGTTGGTACTCTGCGCCTCATCACCCAGGCCCACGTTAGCAGCAATGACTTCCCCAAGCTCAGTCACGCTCTCTATCTCAAAGACCCCCTTGAGCCGTGTCGCTGCTTCCTTCGCGGTTGATCCTGATTCGGTTGACGCCATGAAGATGACTGCGAGCAAGAAAATACTGATGATTGCCACTGACGCTGATCTTCGCAGTGCATGAGTTCGAGGGTCTTTGCCTACTGGGGTGAAATgtgaaggagatggaagggGAACGATCTCATCTAGAAAAGATGGTCTGTGGTGGAGACCAAGTGGCCGATGACGTTCAGAATATAGTGGCAGTGTGCGGTGGTCCTCTTGCTCATGGCCGTGGTCGGATTCTGGCGGAGGGGAGTATTGATGGGCCATTGTCATGTCTTCCAGTATTCGTGGTTTACCTTCTGGCCCCAGCGATCTTCGTGTATGTGTATAAGAGGTGGGAAGAAAATGACGAAAAACGAACGAGCGAGACGAAATGTTAATTTCTGGGTGGATTGCCCGGATTGCTTGGAGCCTCGGAATAGATCATCACGACGTGCCTTTTTTTGTGCCTGACTTTGATCTTTCACCATAGTAATTATGCCGGAACTCCTTCAGCAGGAATGGGGAAACGTGGCAGACTTCCCTCGTTCGACCACTGCAAGGATTGTCTATGGCCTGACAGAGTCGCTTGCTCAATGTAGACCGCAGGTTTTGGCCAAGTAAGATTGCGTGTGCCACCAATCTTGCTACAACGATGTCCTTTTCCACCATCGTTAAGTAAACCCTATTACTATCTCCCGATAGCCAAGTATAACGCACGGAAAAGCTTCAATTGCAGTCAGTCGTTGATGCTGGCCGTTGCACGGGGGATTTCAACTGCTCTGAACACACAGTAGGCTGAATACCCCTAATAACACTATTTATAACCACAAGAAGGCAAAAGGCCATTTCTATGATCAGAAACTAAGGCTGTTCAAAGATCTTTTTGGGCTGCTTGCTGCTGAGCGCCCAACTTCTCATTCACTAAGGGAAAACGAAAAATTGAACCCATCTAGATAGGGTGATATCACTATATTCATAGCCTAAGCCAGCTATTCATCCAAAAAGTGCTGAAGGCTCGCAAAGATCTATCGATGACACATGATTTTTGAGGATCAGGGCCTTGCCAATCAGCATTCGATTCCATGAACTGGAGATTCAGTACATCACAGATCCACAAGCCTACAGCGCTCCTCCACAGAATCCTCGAAGTGCATTCGGCTCGTTAGGAGCTTAGATTTCCGAAATTCTGACCATTAACGTCGCCCAAAATTTTTGAAAAATATAAATAGAAATGATAGTCCAGCTACTTGGGTTGCAAAATTGAGATCCACATTAGACATGTGCTGCATAAACGAGTACGTGACGGTGTGCTTTGATTCCTTCTTGATACATGGCAGAGATATGTGCACGATAATCACCTTGCCAGCCCGGGAATAGACGACTCTTACTAAAATCTCCCAGGTTGGCAGCCAGACGACACTGTAATTTGCTCAGTTTATGCTGCTGTCTTTCCTTCAGGACCGAAGGGGCGCATTTGGTTACTCAGCCATTATGCTTGTGTAGGTATATGGCTGCCGAGACAATAATTTTGAATGTTCGTGGGGTTATACACAAGTAGGGCCAGCAGTGGGTGAAGCTAATTAAGGTCGTCGCACACTGGGCGCAGATGGCGCTAAACATGTGGATCTACTTCCTTCTTCAGTTATTTCGCCGCTTCGCTGGTCAGCTTACTTCCATACTTGGGCTCCATGGTTGATATTCACGCCTACATCATTAAGTTCAAAATCAACAACAACTCATCAGGTCTGGCGGACAGATTTGTGTTATATTATAATTGCCCAGATATTAGCCGGATAACGCCGATAATGCGCGTCGCGTTTCTGCACACGGCAATCCAACATTTGAATAGCAGCCAGTCGTTCCATGTATAATGAGTTCGATTACTCTTCGACGTAAATCATGGAAGACGAACAAGTGCCTCAGTGAGTATTCCCGCCTTGAATCTCTCCCGTCTACTCACACCTCTCCCCAGGCTTCTTGTATCGACCCCCGGAACAGGGGCATcatctctccctccttctGAATTCGAACGCCCACAAGTACCTATCACTCTATTAACAGGCTATCTTGGCGCCGGCAAATCGACATTGCTACAATACATTCTTACAGCAAATCATGGATATCGCATCGCAGTCTGTATGAACGGTATGATCGATCCGTTATGCTGTATTTTAGATGGGCTCATCCCATTTTCCCCGTATAGATTTCGGCGATACGACAGATATTGAGTCTAAAAGTCTAACACTGTCTGATCCCAATTCTTCGACCACTACCTCTGAATTTCTCAGTCTACCGAATGGATGTCTCTGTTGTTCTGTCAAAGACATGGGTATAGCGGCAATTGAGGATATGGTCATGAAAGCTCCGGGTGGAGTTGATTGGGTTGTGGTTGAATTGACAGGTCTTGCAGATCCCAGTAAGTCTTACACCTCAGTCTAGGTGTTTTCAACTACTCATTATGGAAAAGCTCCAATAGTCAAGTCTTTCTGGGCCAATGAGGAAATGGGGGATCTGTTTCTAGATGGAGTGGTCTGCGTAGTGGACAGCCGCAATGTACTGAAGGTATGTTGTACCAGCTGCTTTATACTGTGCAATATGTTTACATTTAACCAGCAATTAAATGGAGAGAAGGATTCTGACGAAATCACGGAATGTCAAAAGTATGTCGCATCCTCCTCACGAATGATTTGGGCAC from Cryptococcus gattii WM276 chromosome E, complete sequence includes these protein-coding regions:
- a CDS encoding phosphoric monoester hydrolase, putative (Similar to TIGR gene model, INSD accession AAW43516.1), with product MTMAHQYSPPPESDHGHEQEDHRTLPLYSERHRPLGLHHRPSFLDEIVPLPSPSHFTPVGKDPRTHALRRSASVAIISIFLLAVIFMASTESGSTAKEAATRLKGVFEIESVTELGEVIAANVGLGDEAQSTNANDEGLAAETGENSSTSPQIDFDQFTMIKSVDPKDLDLSPGHRMIFVGDIHGSYDPLQRLMSELQYDDNNDVLFHVGDLVAKGPKPEQVLQWMREHKIRGVRGNHDQPVIQWRTWMEWAGGVEWEAYMDLLSGKEGDEAIQILDKDKKKYPDDWIWKGEHWNIARQISKESYEYLTNLSLILHLPSLHAFAVHGGLLPSNPLKSSSDPSQPLVEYSNSTLSPPYRKAEELAIVKNVIQNTIPYNLYNMRSLFTDGSNKGKVTKSSTKGTPWSEVWNKEMKRCKGPGAWTTEDEGDEWQVEQEQVDDVQLENEEELDEPVKRQKPGTPEAEKQKSAKKKLKCSPVTVIYGHAAGRGLDIKPFSKGLDTGCVYGRQLTALVLGDLTGLDGQSVRVGNHKGVLVSVDCGGHGT